GTACGCCGACATGCAGCTGATCGCGGAGTCGTTCGACCTCCTGCGCGGCGCCGCCGGCTACTCGCCCGCGGAGACCGCCGACGTGTTCTCGACGTGGAACACCGGCCGGCTCGAGTCCTACCTGATCGAGATCACCGCCGAGGTGCTCAAGCACGTCGACGGTTCGGGCAAGCCGTTCGTCGACATCGTCGAGGACGCGGCGGAGCAGAAGGGCACGGGCCGCTGGACCGTGCAGATCGGGCTCGACCTGGGCGTGCCGATCAGTGGCATCGCGGAGGCCGTGTTCGCGCGTTCGCTTTCGGGCTCGAAGCCGCTTCGCGCGGCCGCCCGCGGGCTGGCGGGGCCGGCGCGTACGCCGCTGAAGGGCGCCGCGCTGGAAACCTTCGCCGACGACGTCGAGCAGGCGCTGTACGCGTCGAAGGTCGTCGCGTACGCGCAGGGCTTCAACCAGATCCAGGCCGGCGCCACGGAGTACGGCTGGGACATCGACCTGGGCGCCGTCGCGTCCATCTGGCGCGGCGGCTGCATCATCCGCGCGAAGTTCCTGAACGACATCACCGCGGCCTACGCCGAGGACCCGGCCCTCCCGACGCTGCTGACCGCGGGCGCGTTCCGCAAGGCCGTCGAGGACGCGCAGGACTCGTGGCGCTCGGTCATCTCCACGGCGGTGCAGCTGGGCATCCCGACGCCGGGCTTCTCCACCGCGCTGGCCTACTACGACGGCCTGCGCGCCGACCGGCTGCCGGCGGCGCTGGTGCAGGGTCAGCGTGACTTCTTCGGTGCGCACACGTACCGGCGCGTCGACCGCGAGGGTTCGTTCCACACCCTGTGGGCCACGGATTCTCGTGACGAGGTCGGTGCTTGATCTTTTCTTCGGGGACCCCCACCTTGGTTGGTGGGGGTCCCTTTTTCATCGCGTGTACTCGGCGAGCCAAGGCGGGACCTGCGGGCGGCGGTAGGTCTTGAGGTCGTCGCGGTAGTGCTGCGGCGGCAGGAGCTGGTGCGGCGGGAAGGGTTCGTCGCCGTAGTCGTAGGTGACGCTGAGCTGGCCGCTGTTGAGGACGCTCAGGATCAGGCGCCACCACGGGCCGGCAGACATCTGCGCGGCGACGTGGCGCTGGTTGCGCAGCATCGCGGTGATGGGCTCGGGAACGTAGACGTCCTGGTGCTGGTTGCCGGCGAAGAACCGCAGGAGCGCGATTTCCGCGGAGACGGTGAACGAGAACTCGGCGGATAACCATTCCCAGCCTTGCGGACCGAGCAGCGCCAGCTGTTGCACGATCGGCTCCAGCAAGCGGCTGGCTTCGGCGGCGAGGGTTTCGTCGTTGTTCGGGACGATTTCGAAGCTCTGGATGGCGGGAGGGCCGTCGCCTTGGGCGTCTTCGAACGCCTGGCGGAACTCCTCCATGAACCGGTCGGCCATGCCGGCCAGCCTAGGGGTCAGGCGGTCGCCGCCACCAGAAGCAAAGCGACGACGACCGCCGGCACCAGATACCTCACTGCCCTCGCGCGGCCAGGATTTCGGCCAGGGCCTCGCGGATCTTCGCCTCCGCCGGCTCCTTCGTGATGCCCAGCCCGGCGAGCACCTCGTAGCCGGCGCCTTCGCCCTGCTCCAGGATCGCCAGCAGGATGTGCTCGGTGCCGATGTAGTTGTGGCCGAGCCGCAGGCCTTCGCGCAGGGTCAGCTCGAGCGTCTTCTTGCCCGCCGCGGTGAACGGCATCGGGTCCGGCACCGGGTCGACGGGCTCGGGCAACCGCGCCTCCGCCGCTTCCTTCACAGCGTCGAGGCTCGCGCCCTGGAACACCATGATCCCGGCGGCCAGCGCGGCCGGTTCGGTGAGCAGCCCGAGCACCAGGTGCACGGTGTCGATCCCCGGGCTCTTCGCGTGTTTGGCCGCCTGCTGCGCCGCCACGACGACGTGCCGCGCACGGTCGGTGTAGCGGCCGTAGAGGCGCTCGATCATCCCGCCCGGATCACCCCCCGGGTCGACCTTCGGCACGAACCGCTTCTGGGCCGCCTGCTTCGAAACGCCCATGCTCGTACCGATGTCCGTCCACGAAGCACCGGACCGCCGCGCCTGGTCCACGAAGTGCCCGATGAGGTGATCGGCGAGCTCCCCGAGGTGCTCCCCCATGTACACCGCATCCGACAGCTGCGCGAGGGCGTCCTTGTCGTTGTTCGCCTTGATGGCACTGATGAGGTCGTCGAGCTTTACTGGGTAGGTCATGCCGTCAACTGTAGGTTGACGATCCGGTATCGTCAACCCTGGGTTGACGATCGGTTTGGTGGGGTGGGAGCGGGTCTGTTGGTCGACGTCGGCCGGGTCGCTGCCGTGCGGGCTGGGTCGGATGTGTCGGATGTGCCGGCCCAGCCCGGTTCGTCAGGCGGCCGAAACCGGGATCTGCAGTTCGGTCACCCAGCCCGTCTCGTCGCCGTCGGTGTGCAGGTAGACCTCGCGGGCGTGGCCCGGTTCGGCGCGGTAGCCGTTGTCGTCGATCCAGCGCGCGAGGGCCTGGTACGACTCGGCGATGGTGGCCATCGTGCCGCGGTGGACGAGCGTCGCGGCGTGGGCGAGGGCCGGCAGCTCCGTCTCGTCCAGCCCGGCGCCCTCCGCCGACCCGACGTAGGGCGCGCAGGCCTGCACGTGCACCCGATCGTCGGCCGGCTCGTACCAAGCGATGGCCGGCCCGGCGAACTTCAGGCCCGCGCGCTCCATCCGTTCGGCGAGACTCGCGCACAGCCCGCCGACGACGGGCCCGATGTCGTCGTACTCGAACGACTCGGCAATACCCCCGACGGCAACCACACGAGCACCCTCGACCGGCTTGACCACAACGTCCACTTCGGACATGGTGTCCTCCACTTCGATCAACCGGAGCCTTGCCTCGACGCGCGCCAGCCGCGCCGTCTCCGCCGCGACCCGCTCCGCCAGCTCCCCGCGGCGCAACCTGAGCATCCCGCGCAGCTGCTCCGCGCTTGGCCGCTCGCCGAGCACCTCGGCGACCTGCTTGAGCCCGATCCCGAGATCACTCAGCGCCAGGATGCGGT
The sequence above is a segment of the Amycolatopsis sp. 2-15 genome. Coding sequences within it:
- the gndA gene encoding NADP-dependent phosphogluconate dehydrogenase codes for the protein MSKKASIGVTGLAVMGRNLARNLARHGHTVALHNRSEARTRTLVEQFGDEGDFIPAYSAQEFVNALERPRQIVIMVQAGGPTDAVIEEFAPLLEPGDVIVDAGNAHFADTRRREAALRERGLHFVGTGVSGGEEGALNGPSIMPGGSKESYESLGPLFEDISAKVDGDPCCTHIGADGAGHFVKMVHNGIEYADMQLIAESFDLLRGAAGYSPAETADVFSTWNTGRLESYLIEITAEVLKHVDGSGKPFVDIVEDAAEQKGTGRWTVQIGLDLGVPISGIAEAVFARSLSGSKPLRAAARGLAGPARTPLKGAALETFADDVEQALYASKVVAYAQGFNQIQAGATEYGWDIDLGAVASIWRGGCIIRAKFLNDITAAYAEDPALPTLLTAGAFRKAVEDAQDSWRSVISTAVQLGIPTPGFSTALAYYDGLRADRLPAALVQGQRDFFGAHTYRRVDREGSFHTLWATDSRDEVGA
- a CDS encoding MerR family transcriptional regulator — translated: MFSIGEFAKVGRVSVRMLRHYDALGLLRPARVDPHSGYRYYAADQLARLNRILALSDLGIGLKQVAEVLGERPSAEQLRGMLRLRRGELAERVAAETARLARVEARLRLIEVEDTMSEVDVVVKPVEGARVVAVGGIAESFEYDDIGPVVGGLCASLAERMERAGLKFAGPAIAWYEPADDRVHVQACAPYVGSAEGAGLDETELPALAHAATLVHRGTMATIAESYQALARWIDDNGYRAEPGHAREVYLHTDGDETGWVTELQIPVSAA
- a CDS encoding Clp protease N-terminal domain-containing protein codes for the protein MTYPVKLDDLISAIKANNDKDALAQLSDAVYMGEHLGELADHLIGHFVDQARRSGASWTDIGTSMGVSKQAAQKRFVPKVDPGGDPGGMIERLYGRYTDRARHVVVAAQQAAKHAKSPGIDTVHLVLGLLTEPAALAAGIMVFQGASLDAVKEAAEARLPEPVDPVPDPMPFTAAGKKTLELTLREGLRLGHNYIGTEHILLAILEQGEGAGYEVLAGLGITKEPAEAKIREALAEILAARGQ